Part of the Moorella sp. E308F genome, TAGGCCGGCCGGGGTAGGAGGTAACCACCGCCCCCCGGGGTAACTGCTGGCTGAGGATCCATTCGGCCTCCCGCCGGACAATTGCTTCCATAAAAAAACACCCCCACCCTATTGTATGGTGAGGGGAGAACCCTGGTCAGGGCCGGGCGTATCCGTTCCGGGTCAAAAAACCCCTGCTTCTTGACGTAACATCATCTCGCCTTTTCTTATTAATACCTGGATAGGAAATTTTTTAGAGCACAAGTCAAATGCCGGCAAACTTTAGCAACTTAGTCATCAAGACACTCAGGGGCGACCGCCGGGTGCAGAACTACTTCTGCCCGGTATCTGCGGCAGGAAACTATAAGCACTCACCATCAAGGAAATGACCAACAAGGCCAGGCCAAAGGGTAAAAGATCAACGGCAACTTCAAATAAGGTGGGCACGTAGGGCCAGGAGCCGGCAAATACCGGCGCTCCTGCCTTAAATACGCCAACTGCTATGGGATAATTCCAGCCTTCAATTTCCATTCCAGGGATAGAGAGGCTTAAAGGGAACTGGTTAAAGGCCGGGAACATTAACATCAGCCGGTGGGCAAATACGCCGGTAAAAAGCAGGGCGCATCCCAGCAAGAGGGAACCGGCCGACCGACCGCCTTTTTCGCTGAAGAAGTAAACCATGACCAGGGCCGGCAGGGCGATTTCCACCAGGTAGACCGGGCCATAACGCTTGAAAACCAGGCCCAGGGTGCTTAAGGCTTCGGGGCTGCCCCACCACCAGTGAATTAAGATATCCATGGCTACGAAAAAGAAGTGGACGGCCAGGGCGCTGGCCGCAATCCTGGCCAGGGTATTAAAGGCGCCTGCATACTGGTTAAACCCATCTTTCCCGACCACCAGGATGGCAATCACCAGCACCAGGGCCGTCCCGGAAGCCACCGCCACGGCGATGAAATCCGGGGGTAAGATGGCCGTATACCACCAGCCGCGCGAAGCCTGGGTGGCAAAAATCAAGGCCGTGATGGTGTGAATTAGAATCGCCACCGGGAGCCCCACCATGGCTACCCGCCGGGACCACCTGGCAGCAATGCTTTCTACCTCCTCCTGGGAAAGCTTCCTTGTCCAACCGTTGAGAAAGCCGCGTCCTTCCTTTTTCCAGTCCGGTAAAAGCTGAAAATAAACGCTCAAGAAAGTTAAGACGGTATAGGCGGAAACAACTATTACGTCCCAGATTAAAGGCGACCGGAAATTGGGGTGCAGCAGCAAGTTGTAAATCCTGTCTACCCGCCCCAGATCCGGCAGGATGATTACCGCCGCGGCCATAATGCTGGCAAAGGCAGACAGGGAAGCAATGCGGGTAAAGGGCTTCAACTGCTCAAGATTGAAGAGGTAAACCGAAGAAGAAACGATTAGCCCCCCGGCGGCAATCCCCACAAAGAAGGCGAAGGTGGCAATATACAGGCCCCAGCTAAAGGGATTGCGCATGCCGGTCACAATCAGACCGCTTTTAAGCTGGTAGCCCCAGGTAAATAAACTTACCAGCAAAAGAACCAGGCCTATGGTAAAAGCCACATTTAGTTTCCTCACAAGATCTCCCTCCTTTTACTTCCGCGGTCCTGCTGGCGGCAGGTAAAAGACTTTGGGCTTTGTACCCAGTTCTTCTTTTAGCCTTAAAGCCTGCCGCTCCCGCACCAGGCGGCTTACTTCCGACTTGGGGTCATCGAGGTCGCCAAAGAAGCGCGCCCCGGCCGGACAGGCCTGGACACAAACCGGTAATTCCCCTTTATCGGTATACTGCACGCAGAAGGTACATTTTTCCACTATTCCTTTGGGACGATCCGGCATGTAGACCAGGCGGCTGTTCCGGTCGCGATGCTCGAAAGGATAGCCGTAATCATACCCCGGCATATAACCCGCCTTTGCTTTGGCCTTTTGCTGGTCCTCCCAGTTGAACTGGCGCACGCCGTAGGGACAGGCGGCCATGCAGTAACGGCAACCGATACAGCGCTCGTAGTCAACCAGCACCCGGCCCCGGTCGTCGGTGTAGGTCGCCCCCACCGGGCAGACCTTTTCACAGGGCGCGTTTTCACACATCTGGCAGGATACGGGTAAGAAATACATCTCCACTTCCCCGTTTTTCGCTACGGGAAGCTGGTGTTCAGGACTTCCAGGAGTAAAGACCCGGTTCCACCACATACCCGGCGGCTGGGAGTTGTGCCCTTTGCAAACCACCGCGCAGGTACGGCAGCCGATGCAGCGGTCCAGGTCGATGACCATTCCCAGTCTCACTATACCTCACCTGCCTTTCTTACATCGCAGAGGGCTTCGTTCCAGGCTGTATTGGGGGCCCATATCCCCGGTACGAAGTAGACCTCATGGGTGGGCTTGATAAAAGGATAGGTCAGGGAGTTATAAGAGTCACCGTTAAGATAGCGGCTCCACCAGCCCTGCTCAAAGACGACTATTTTTCTCCCCAGGCCCGGGTCCAGGACGGCATAACCACGCACCCGGCCGCGGTCATTGTAAACTTCGACCAAGTCGCCTTCTTTAATACCCTTTGCGGCAGCGTCCTGGGGGTTCAAGAAAACCTTCGGCTTATTATCCTGCAGCTCGTTCATCCAGAGATTATTGGAATGGGTGGAGTGGACCCGGTAAAGGGAATTACGAGTGATATAGGCAAACTGGTACTTGCCTTTAACTTCCGGATTCAAGGCATACTCGCTATCCTCAAAGGGCGGCTTGTGCACGGGCAAAGTCTCACCCAGCTGGATAAAGGTTTCCTCTTCCTTATAAAACTCGATCCGACCACTCCTGACAAATTTTGCCGTCGCTTCCAATGCCGCCGGCCGGCTGACAGGCGGGAAGGGCTTTTTAAACTGTACCTGTTCATAAAAGGGAATCTGGCGATTTCCCGGCACCTCCGATTTCAGCCGCACCGGCCCCTTTTTTAGTTGCTCCAGGGTAATCCCGGCCACAGGCTGGCCGCCGGTGGCAAGGAGAAGTTCAATGGCTTTTTCCGCCGCCGTGTTCTCATCCAGATCGGGGAAAAAGTGTTTTGCAAAGTCGGGATTGAGCCTTTTAGCTAGTTCCCTGGCCATCCATAGTTCGGACCTGGCTTCATAAAGAGGCCTGATAGCCGGCTGCTGCAGCTGCATGTAGGGGTGCAAAGGAGTGGTTACCAGTTCGGTCTTTTCATACCAGGTGGCAGCCGGGAAAACGACATCGCTGTAACGGCAGCTGGTGGTCAGGGAAAAATCCAGGCCGGCGATGAATTCCAGTTCGCCCTTTATTGCCATCTGCCGCAGGCGGTCGGCCATATTATGCTGGTCGAAGGGGTTGCCCCA contains:
- the nrfD gene encoding NrfD/PsrC family molybdoenzyme membrane anchor subunit; the encoded protein is MRKLNVAFTIGLVLLLVSLFTWGYQLKSGLIVTGMRNPFSWGLYIATFAFFVGIAAGGLIVSSSVYLFNLEQLKPFTRIASLSAFASIMAAAVIILPDLGRVDRIYNLLLHPNFRSPLIWDVIVVSAYTVLTFLSVYFQLLPDWKKEGRGFLNGWTRKLSQEEVESIAARWSRRVAMVGLPVAILIHTITALIFATQASRGWWYTAILPPDFIAVAVASGTALVLVIAILVVGKDGFNQYAGAFNTLARIAASALAVHFFFVAMDILIHWWWGSPEALSTLGLVFKRYGPVYLVEIALPALVMVYFFSEKGGRSAGSLLLGCALLFTGVFAHRLMLMFPAFNQFPLSLSIPGMEIEGWNYPIAVGVFKAGAPVFAGSWPYVPTLFEVAVDLLPFGLALLVISLMVSAYSFLPQIPGRSSSAPGGRP
- a CDS encoding 4Fe-4S dicluster domain-containing protein, whose product is MRLGMVIDLDRCIGCRTCAVVCKGHNSQPPGMWWNRVFTPGSPEHQLPVAKNGEVEMYFLPVSCQMCENAPCEKVCPVGATYTDDRGRVLVDYERCIGCRYCMAACPYGVRQFNWEDQQKAKAKAGYMPGYDYGYPFEHRDRNSRLVYMPDRPKGIVEKCTFCVQYTDKGELPVCVQACPAGARFFGDLDDPKSEVSRLVRERQALRLKEELGTKPKVFYLPPAGPRK